One Deltaproteobacteria bacterium genomic region harbors:
- a CDS encoding MMPL family transporter has protein sequence VSRFRQRYGETKDVQEALLWTVARPGKGILRNAVLFASGFAAMIFAALTPYITVGIFMMAIMLLSAAATILLLPSLIVLFSRRLTKDI, from the coding sequence CGTGAGCCGCTTCCGGCAGAGGTACGGGGAGACGAAGGATGTGCAGGAGGCCCTCCTCTGGACCGTGGCCCGCCCGGGGAAGGGGATTCTCCGGAACGCCGTGCTTTTCGCCTCGGGCTTCGCCGCGATGATCTTCGCCGCCCTGACCCCGTATATCACCGTGGGGATCTTCATGATGGCGATCATGCTGCTTTCGGCGGCGGCCACGATCCTGTTGCTCCCCTCGCTCATTGTCCTTTTCTCCCGGCGGTTGACGAAAGACATTTAG
- a CDS encoding outer membrane lipoprotein-sorting protein: protein MAKRCFVWLSAIVLLFPLIGGLFSRALAGTPGEAGEIMRRSALVQFYSGNDMRAKVTMRLLSKEGGERVRELIMTRRNVKAGGDQKYFLLFRQPADVRDMTFLVWKYPQKDSDRWLYIPAIKLVKRIAANDKRSSFVGSDFSYEDVSGRAAEEDNHTLLREEKYGGKEVLVIKSVPKDGKNADFGYKVSWIDKGNFVLWKEEYYDKRGALFKVFTADEVKPIQGFPTTVKRTMKNVQTGHWTEAAYGEVRYNLGLTDGVFSERSLRNPPKELAR from the coding sequence ATGGCGAAAAGATGTTTCGTTTGGCTTTCGGCGATTGTATTGCTGTTTCCCCTGATCGGCGGTCTCTTCTCCCGGGCCCTTGCCGGGACGCCCGGGGAGGCGGGGGAGATCATGCGGCGGTCCGCGCTGGTGCAGTTCTACTCCGGCAACGACATGAGGGCGAAAGTGACGATGAGGCTCCTGAGCAAGGAGGGAGGCGAGAGGGTTCGGGAACTGATCATGACGAGGAGGAACGTGAAGGCCGGAGGAGACCAGAAATATTTCCTCCTTTTCCGGCAGCCCGCCGACGTGAGGGACATGACTTTCCTGGTCTGGAAATACCCGCAAAAGGATTCCGACCGCTGGCTCTACATCCCGGCCATCAAGCTGGTCAAGAGGATCGCGGCCAACGACAAGCGGTCCAGCTTCGTCGGCTCCGACTTCAGCTACGAGGACGTCTCAGGACGGGCGGCCGAGGAGGACAACCACACGCTCCTCCGGGAGGAGAAATACGGAGGGAAAGAGGTCCTGGTCATAAAAAGCGTCCCGAAGGACGGGAAAAACGCCGATTTCGGCTACAAGGTATCCTGGATCGACAAAGGGAATTTCGTTCTCTGGAAGGAAGAGTACTACGACAAGCGCGGCGCCCTTTTCAAGGTCTTCACCGCCGACGAGGTCAAACCCATCCAGGGGTTCCCCACCACGGTCAAGCGCACGATGAAGAACGTGCAGACCGGGCACTGGACGGAGGCGGCCTATGGGGAAGTGAGGTACAACCTGGGACTCACCGACGGCGTCTTCTCGGAGCGGTCCCTGAGGAACCCCCCGAAAGAGCTGGCCAGATGA